One Salvia splendens isolate huo1 chromosome 12, SspV2, whole genome shotgun sequence genomic window carries:
- the LOC121757182 gene encoding SH3 domain-containing protein 2-like — MASDEAELQQHQKLEKLYISTRAAKHLQRDIVRGVEGHIVTGSKQVEIGTKLSEDSKKYSSENTCTSGGTLSKVALSFSSARAQMEKEHDCYLRTLGTQVTEPLRAMVVGSALEDARHLAQRYDRVRQEVEAQAIEVARCHARVRETNNSSDITLKLEAAEMKLNELKSNMVTLGKEATSAMAAVEHQQQRLTLQRLIAMVEAERSYHQHVLQILDQLEQEMLSARQQTEVFPNPARDTRSNPAPAYNEGENLSASKPYDGSFDGTEYFLGEVIQPYQAESDVELTLALGDYVVVRKVTNHGWAEGECKGEAGWFPFEFVERRDRVLASKVAEVF, encoded by the exons ATGGCATCTGATGAAGCTGAACTCCAGCAGCATCAGAAGTTGGAGAAGCTGTACATATCCACTCGAGCTGCCAAG CATTTACAAAGAGACATAGTTCGAGGCGTAGAGGGTCATATAGTAACTGGATCCAAGCAGGTCGAAATTG GTACCAAGCTGTCAGAAGATAGtaaaaaatatagtagtgagAACACATGTACTAGTGGGGGTACTCTCTCTAAAGTGGCACTAAGTTTTAGTAGTGCTCGTGCTCAAATGGAAAAAGAACATGACTGTTATCTTAGAACACTTGGAACACAg GTTACAGAGCCGTTAAGGGCGATGGTAGTGGGATCTGCACTAGAAGATGCTCGACATCTTGCACAGCGATACGATAGAGTGAGACAGGAGGTTGAAGCTCAG GCCATTGAGGTTGCCAGGTGCCATGCTAGGGTGAGGGAAACAAACAATAGTTCGGATATTACGTTAAAGCTAGAAGCTGCTGAAATGAAGCTTAATGAGCTGAAGTCGAATATGGTTACCTTGGGTAAAGAAGCAACATCTGCAATGGCTGCTGTGGAACACCAACAGCAGAGGTTAACTCTCCAGCGGCTTATAGCCATG GTTGAAGCCGAGCGGAGTTATCATCAGCATGTACTACAGATACTCGATCAGCTTGAACAGGAG ATGCTGTCTGCCCGTCAGCAAACCGAAGTTTTTCCAAATCCAGCTCGAGATACAAGAAGCAATCCGGCCCCTGCATATAATGAGGGTGAAAATCTATCTGCCTCTAAGCCATATGATGGGTCATTTGATGGCACGGAGTACTTCTTAGGCGAG GTCATCCAACCCTACCAAGCTGAGTCTGATGTAGAGTTGACATTAGCCCTCGGTGACTATGTTGTCGTTCGAAAG GTGACCAACCATGGTTGGGCAGAAGGTGAATGCAAAGGTGAGGCCGGGTGGTTCCCATTCGAGTTCGTTGAGAGACGGGACCGTGTCCTTGCAAGCAAAGTAGCTGAAGTATTTTAA
- the LOC121758356 gene encoding glycine-rich RNA-binding protein 1-like — protein MGRILWLALFFAMVIVGLIRAEEGGGASTTNATNAATTTTTSSLKSSDLPQRNDEHNGGKSGKTYNDVVVKDKKKNNGGGGGGGGVGWGWGGGGGGGNRNGGWGWGNGGGGGVFWRWGCNGGKHHRSGKTRVFPKEDYAMGEFAQCMVKGRCRGMRLDCPLHCGGPCVYDCRNMCKAHCQK, from the coding sequence ATGGGGAGAATTTTGTGGTTGGCTCTGTTTTTTGCTATGGTGATAGTTGGATTGATCAGAGCCGAAGAAGGAGGAGGCGCCTCCACCACCAACGCCACCAacgccgccaccaccaccaccacctcgtCGTTAAAAAGTTCTGATCTTCCGCAAAGGAACGACGAACATAATGGAGGTAAAAGTGGCAAGACCTACAATGATGTAGTGGTGAAAGACAAGAAGAAGAACAAtggaggaggaggtggtggtggcggagtTGGATGGGGTTGGGGtggtggcggaggtggtgggAACCGTAATGGAGGTTGGGGATGGGGAAATGGAGGAGGTGGCGGTGTTTTTTGGCGATGGGGCTGCAACGGTGGGAAGCATCATCGTTCTGGCAAGACGAGAGTCTTCCCGAAGGAGGACTATGCTATGGGAGAGTTTGCACAATGCATGGTGAAGGGAAGGTGTAGGGGAATGCGGTTGGATTGTCCATTGCATTGTGGAGGGCCTTGTGTGTATGATTGTAGGAATATGTGCAAGGCTCATTGCCAAAAATAG
- the LOC121757833 gene encoding tryptophan N-monooxygenase CYP79A68-like, producing the protein MKIEQSLNNELVSFLALSLVSLLFLKLISINKRSPSPLLPPGPTAYPVVGSLPEMLLKKPAFRWIHNLMQKLNTEIACIRLGSVHVIAVTSPELSRDFLKKHDAIFASRPEAVSARLISNGYLTLAFSPAGEQWKKMRKVMVSEVLSMRVFRSLHAKRCEEADHLVRYVYDQCNNPLQNGVVNVRDAARHYCANLIRKMVFGERFFGIGAEDGGPGTEEREHVDGLFTLLLFLYGFAIADFIPWLEVFDFDGHKRIVKNAIKNVRKYHDPPINKRMKMWQLGLKSEEDDILDLLINLKSPDHTEPLLSVREITAQIIEIMIATVDNPSNATEWALAEMINQPDILAKACQELDRVVGKDRLVEESDIPNLNYIKACLKESFRIHPLSPFNVPHISSKDVDVGGYFIPKGSHVLLSRPGLGRNPRVWDEPLKFKPERHIVDESSEVKLVDQELRMLSFSTGRRGCPGYLLGSTISTMLLARLIQAFRWKPPLDTDIIDLAESGHNLGLAKPLIAHAMPRLDSQIYKQIISN; encoded by the exons ATGAAAATTGAACAAAGCCTCAACAACGAACTTGTTTCGTTCCTTGCACTCTCTTTAGTCTCACTACTCTTCTTGAAACTCATATCCATCAACAAAAGATCACCATCCCCACTCCTTCCGCCGGGGCCGACCGCCTACCCGGTGGTCGGCAGCCTGCCCGAAATGCTGCTGAAGAAGCCCGCATTCCGATGGATACACAATCTCATGCAAAAACTCAACACCGAGATTGCTTGCATCCGCCTCGGCAGCGTCCACGTCATCGCCGTCACTTCTCCGGAGCTCTCCAGAGACTTCTTGAAGAAGCACGACGCCATCTTCGCCTCCCGCCCCGAGGCAGTCTCAGCCCGCCTCATCAGCAATGGATACTTGACACTAGCCTTCTCTCCCGCTGGGGAGCAgtggaagaaaatgaggaagGTTATGGTGTCGGAGGTGCTCTCTATGCGTGTGTTTCGAAGCCTCCACGCAAAGAGATGTGAGGAAGCCGATCACCTCGTGCGATATGTATACGATCAGTGCAACAATCCACTCCAAAATGGGGTTGTGAACGTCAGAGATGCAGCCCGGCACTACTGCGCTAATTTAATCAGGAAGATGGTGTTTGGAGAGAGGTTTTTCGGAATAGGAGCAGAGGACGGAGGCCCGGGAACTGAAGAGAGAGAACACGTGGATGGATTGTTCACTCTTCTTTTGTTTCTCTATGGATTCGCCATTGCTGATTTTATACCATGGTTGGAGGTTTTCGATTTCGATGGACATAAAAGGATTGTAAAGAATGCGATTAAGAATGTAAGAAAATACCATGACCCACCAATCAATAAGAGAATGAAGATGTGGCAACTAGGGCTAAAGAGTGAAGAAGATGATATTCTTGACCTTTTGATTAACCTCAAAAGCCCAGACCATACTGAGCCCCTTTTGTCAGTTCGAGAGATTACAGCACAAATAATT GAAATAATGATTGCTACTGTTGATAATCCATCGAATGCAACTGAGTGGGCTTTGGCGGAGATGATCAATCAACCAGATATTCTTGCAAAGGCATGTCAAGAATTGGACCGAGTTGTAGGTAAAGACAGACTCGTGGAAGAATCAGATATACCTAACCTAAATTATATAAAGGCTTGTTTGAAAGAGTCATTTAGGATACATCCGTTATCACCATTTAATGTTCCTCATATTTCGAGCAAGGATGTTGATGTGGGTGGCTACTTCATTCCGAAGGGGAGCCATGTGTTGCTCAGTCGTCCCGGCCTAGGGCGCAACCCTAGGGTTTGGGATGAGCCTCTCAAGTTCAAGCCAGAGCGTCACATTGTTGATGAATCATCAGAAGTGAAGCTTGTGGATCAAGAATTGCGCATGTTGTCATTCAGTACCGGGAGAAGAGGATGCCCTGGCTATCTACTTGGTTCTACCATTTCCACTATGCTTTTGGCTAGACTTATTCAGGCTTTCAGGTGGAAGCCACCCCTTGATACAGATATCATTGATTTAGCTGAGTCGGGCCATAATTTGGGATTGGCTAAACCTTTGATTGCACATGCAATGCCACGATTGGACTCACAAATTTATAAGCAAATCATCTCAAACTAA
- the LOC121758948 gene encoding uncharacterized TPR repeat-containing protein At1g05150-like, which produces MTTRGSRSEKVKRIFQQFDANRDGGLNREEMAALVVAVNPRVKFSDEQISAILDEVFRTYGEFIDGEKGLTFDGLLRTYDDGAGDVDRDFDALGLELKPSEDKNGISQASEEAASSSSVADERVMEPHKKQRTAAWAASPNHGIVFDDTWQLVDDLEILINRLKMKQMKDGKIKNDNSDVFSDPGWSRELGPSSEISDKRVIWDESSADYAAFVKELGVLRSRADRARSRAEAFDGQMAIGRVLYEHYLFKEALVSFKRACELTPFDVKPHFRAGNCLYVLGLHSEAKAEFLLALEAAEAGGNQWAYLLPQIHVNLGIALEGEGMVLGACEHYREAAILCPTHFRALKLLGSALFGVGEYKAAVKALEEAIYMKNDYADAHCDLASALHAMGDDENAIKEFQKAIDLKPGHVDALYNLGGLYMDMGRYQRASEMYTRVLAVCPNHWRAQLNKAVSLLGAGETEDAKKALKEALKMTNRVELHDAIAHLKQLQKRKLRGNGNGNGEAAFITVEPSKFKVVGEKTTLRPELAIALDIRNFQRITRLNRCEVELIKKEMSEGDVPISYSGSGMPEKSIRKASLEGILHKLLSFLKPETFVGAVKAINQKILCVLDESESGRVDLGMFFAVLAPLCGGSADKRKQIAYESLLWRPVNEGSTQIKKSDAQKYIKLLRTIYIPTHGISEILEIHGETDNSLVSLTEFIAMFDDQEWGFSIMSTLLKLESGDRSRHGRHVCATCRYPIIGSRFKETQGHFSLCCQCYSEGKVPSSSKQEEYRFKEYANESEAVKDKCLWFGSKGSPAGS; this is translated from the coding sequence ATGACGACTCGAGGGAGTAGATCGGAGAAAGTGAAGCGAATTTTCCAGCAATTCGACGCGAACCGAGATGGGGGATTGAACCGCGAGGAGATGGCGGCGCTTGTGGTGGCTGTCAACCCTAGGGTTAAATTCAGCGACGAACAGATTAGCGCAATTCTCGACGAGGTTTTCCGCACGTACGGAGAATTCATCGACGGCGAGAAAGGCCTCACATTTGACGGCCTCCTCCGTACCTACGACGACGGAGCTGGCGACGTGGACAGAGATTTCGATGCCCTCGGCCTCGAGCTCAAGCCATCGGAAGATAAGAATGGAATCTCTCAGGCTTCCGAGGAGGCGGCGTCGTCTTCCTCCGTCGCGGATGAGCGTGTGATGGAGCCCCACAAGAAGCAGCGGACTGCCGCTTGGGCTGCATCCCCTAACCACGGCATTGTGTTCGATGACACGTGGCAGCTGGTCGATGATCTGGAGATTCTGATCAACAGGTTGAAAATGAAGCAAATGAAGGATGGGAAGATAAAGAATGACAATTCAGACGTTTTCTCCGATCCGGGATGGTCTAGAGAGCTTGGCCCATCGAGTGAGATATCGGATAAGAGAGTTATTTGGGATGAGTCCTCTGCGGATTATGCAGCTTTTGTGAAGGAGTTGGGGGTGTTGAGGTCGAGGGCAGATAGGGCACGATCACGAGCTGAGGCGTTTGATGGCCAAATGGCCATCGGTCGTGTGCTATACGAGCATTACCTATTTAAGGAGGCATTGGTGAGTTTCAAGAGGGCTTGTGAACTTACACCAtttgatgtgaagcctcatttTAGAGCAGGGAATTGTTTGTATGTTCTTGGTTTGCATAGTGAGGCGAAAGCCGAGTTTTTGCTTGCCTTAGAGGCAGCAGAGGCTGGTGGGAATCAATGGGCTTATTTGTTGCCTCAGATTCATGTGAATTTAGGGATTGCACTTGAAGGAGAAGGTATGGTGCTTGGTGCCTGTGAGCATTATAGAGAGGCTGCTATTCTGTGTCCCACTCATTTCCGGGCGTTGAAGCTTTTGGGAAGTGCTCTGTTTGGTGTAGGGGAGTATAAGGCAGCTGTGAAGGCTTTGGAAGAGGCTATTTATATGAAGAACGATTATGCAGATGCACATTGTGATTTGGCTTCGGCTTTGCATGCCATGGGTGATGATGAGAATGCTATTAAGGAGTTCCAAAAGGCGATTGATCTGAAACCGGGTCATGTGGATGCTTTGTACAATTTGGGAGGATTGTATATGGATATGGGTAGGTATCAGAGAGCCTCAGAGATGTATACTCGGGTTTTGGCCGTGTGTCCAAACCATTGGAGAGCGCAATTGAATAAGGCTGTCTCTTTGTTAGGAGCTGGAGAAACTGAGGATGCTAAGAAAGCTTTGAAAGAAGCTTTAAAGATGACCAACAGAGTGGAATTGCATGATGCTATAGCACATTTGAAGCAGCTGCAGAAGAGGAAGTTGAGGGGGAACGGTAATGGCAATGGTGAGGCAGCCTTCATCACCGTTGAGCCCTCAAAGTTTAAGGTCGTAGGCGAGAAAACCACACTAAGGCCAGAGCTAGCCATCGCACTTGATATCAGAAACTTTCAGAGGATCACTAGATTGAACCGGTGTGAGGTTGAGCTTATCAAGAAAGAAATGAGTGAAGGGGATGTGCCCATCTCCTATTCTGGCAGCGGCATGCCTGAAAAGTCAATACGCAAAGCTTCACTAGAAGGAATTCTCCACAAATTGCTTAGTTTCTTGAAGCCAGAAACTTTTGTGGGAGCTGTCAAAGCTATAAACCAGAAAATTCTCTGCGTTTTGGACGAATCAGAGTCGGGCAGGGTGGATTTGGGCATGTTTTTCGCCGTTCTTGCCCCTCTCTGCGGCGGCTCTGCAGACAAGCGGAAGCAAATTGCATACGAGTCACTCTTATGGAGACCTGTGAACGAAGGCAGTACGCAGATAAAAAAATCGGATGCTCAGAAATACATCAAGCTGCTGAGGACGATCTACATTCCCACACATGGGATAAGTGAGATCTTGGAAATTCATGGAGAGACGGACAACTCCTTGGTTTCCTTGACAGAGTTCATTGCCATGTTTGATGATCAAGAATGGGGGTTTAGCATCATGTCGACCCTGTTGAAGCTAGAGAGCGGAGATAGGAGTCGCCATGGAAGGCATGTCTGTGCTACCTGCCGGTATCCCATAATTGGGTCGCGTTTCAAGGAGACGCAAGGGCACTTCAGCCTGTGCTGCCAGTGCTACAGCGAGGGGAAAGTGCCCTCTTCAAGCAAGCAAGAAGAATACAGATTTAAAGAGTATGCAAATGAGTCAGAAGCTGTGAAGGATAAGTGCCTATGGTTTGGTTCCAAAGGCTCTCCTGCTGGCTCCTAA
- the LOC121758126 gene encoding V-type proton ATPase 16 kDa proteolipid subunit, whose product MSSTFSGDETAPFFGFLGAAAALVFSCMGAAYGTAKSGVGVASMGVMRPELVMKSIVPVVMAGVLGIYGLIIAVIISTGINPKAKSYYLFDGYAHLSSGLACGLAGLAAGMAIGIVGDAGVRANAQQPKLFVGMILILIFAEALALYGLIVGIILSSRAGQSRAD is encoded by the exons ATGTCGTCTACCTTCAGCGGCGATGAAACGGCACCCTTCTTCGGCTTCCTCGGCGCCGCCGCCGCTCTAGTCTTCTCCT GTATGGGAGCGGCGTACGGAACCGCCAAGAGCGGCGTCGGAGTGGCGTCGATGGGCGTGATGAGGCCGGAGCTGGTGATGAAGTCTATTGTTCCGGTGGTTATGGCTGGTGTTTTGGGTATTTATGGTTTGATTATTGCTGTGATTATTAGCACAGGTATTAACCCTAAGGCCAAGTCTTACTACTTGTTTGATGGCTATGCTCACCTCTCTTCTGGACTTGCCTGCGGTCTCGCCGGCCTTGCTGCCGGTATGGCCATCGGAATCGTTGGTGATGCTGGTGTTAG AGCCAATGCACAACAACCAAAGCTCTTCGTCGGTATGATTCTTATCCTCATTTTCGCTGAAGCCTTGGCTCTCTACGGTCTCATTGTTGGCATCATCCTCTCATCTCGCGCTGGTCAGTCTAGAGCGGATTAG